One part of the Homo sapiens chromosome 19, GRCh38.p14 Primary Assembly genome encodes these proteins:
- the CTXN1 gene encoding cortexin-1, protein MSATWTLSPEPLPPSTGPPVGAGLDAEQRTVFAFVLCLLVVLVLLMVRCVRILLDPYSRMPASSWTDHKEALERGQFDYALV, encoded by the coding sequence ATGAGCGCGACGTGGACGCTGTCGCCGGAGCCCCTGCCGCCGTCGACGGGGCCCCCGGTGGGCGCGGGCCTGGACGCGGAGCAGCGCACGGTGTTCGCCTTCGTGCTCTGCCTGCTCGTGGTGCTGGTGCTGTTGATGGTGCGCTGCGTGCGCATCCTGCTCGACCCCTACAGCCGCATGCCCGCCTCGTCCTGGACCGACCACAAGGAGGCGCTCGAGCGCGGGCAGTTCGACTACGCGTTGGTGTGA